The Elstera cyanobacteriorum genome includes the window CTCAGCGTCAATATTGGTTTGAAGGGTCTTTTTCCGGAAACCAAGATCATCACTTTCCCGCTTGGCGTCTGAGACGCCATGTGTGGTGACGTTTACCCGATCTTCGGCTTTTTGGACCTCAGCCATCGCCGTTGCGACTTGTCCATCGAGTGTTGTCGCCCTCGACCAATCCTCAGCAAAGCCCTTGAACACCGCTTCAGCGTCATTGCGCTTCAATAGGGCGGCGTCGGCCGCGGCCTTTGCTGCCGCTGCAATGTCCTTTTGCGCGGCGAGGTCGTTTGAAAGGGTGACTTGGGCCTGTGTGGCGCTGTTGACGGCCAAGGCCGCTGCGTCCCTCTCCTTCACCTCGCCGCGAATGGCGCGGGCGGCATCCCATTCGCGCAACCATGCTTGATCTGCGCTGCAAGCCTCCAGTTCTTGAGTTGCTGCCTGCAGGCGGGCTTCGGCCTTCGTCCAGTTTGCGCGGGCTTCTTCCAGGGCTAAATAAGTCTGAAGGTCGGCCGTAATCCCGCACATCTCAATATCTTCGGCCTTCTGGGTGGCCTGGAGAGTTGCGATCTCGTTGGCGAGCGCAATCCGCTCTTCCGGCGTCAGGAGGTGGTGTTCGCCGCGGCGGGCCTCCAATGTTTCAAGGGCTTGCTTTGCCACGGTATGGCGGGCATAGACCCGGCGCGAAATATCCCGGTAAACCTCGGTTCCTGTTACTTTTTCGAGGATTGCAGCGCGGTCAGCGGTTTTGGCGACGAGGAATGCATCAAAATCCCCCTGCGCGAGAAGAATGGTCCGGCGAAACTCGTCATAGGTCAGCCCGGTCAGCGCCTCGACACGCTCGTTAACGCTCGTGATCTGGCTTGCAAGGACCTGGTTATCGGAGGTGCGTTTGAGACTGCGCTCGGCGTTTTGCAGCTTCCCATCGCGCCGATCGCGCGCGCGCCGTACGGCCCATTCGGCTTCATAGGTCGCCCCGTCTACTCCCCGAAACCTGACCCGCGCGACGGCCCTCGCCGCCCCTCGGCGTAACACCGTTCGCGGGTCGGTCGTTCTGAGCTCTTGGCCCTCGACATCGGCGATGTTCTCCCGCGTACCGTCCCCAGACAATCGTGGGCATTGCCCGTAGAGGGCGAGGCATAGCGTATCCAGCAGGCTCGATTTACCGGCGCCCGTCTCGCCGGTGATCGCGAACAGGCCTGCGGTGGAAAGCGGTTGAATATCTAATTGAAGATGGAAGGGTTCAGCGAGGCTAGCGATGTTTTCGCCGCTGATCGACAGGATCTGCATGCTCTAACCCTCCCCGGCTACATCGCGGAAAGCTGCAAGATGATGGGCTTCTGGCGCGGCGCCATGACAGCTGAGGAAGGCTTTAACGAAGAGGTCTTCGGGCTGCGTTTCTTTTAGGGAAAGGGTGGGTGTTGCAGCGTGCGTTGTCTCGTATTCCACGGGCAGCGTTCGATGGATTCGAATCCCGGCGGTTCGGACGGGCGCGTCGCGCAGGAGAGCCTCGGCCTTGCCGATGATAACGGCAGGGACTTCCTTAGTCGCCGTGAGCTCAACATAAACGAGCGGTCTTAGCGAAGGGTCCGGGCTGTCAATGATGAGGGAGAGGGCTTTCTCAAGCTCTTCCAGGGTCATCGTTCCGGTCTCGGGGAGACGCAACACCTGTGCAGGCCAAGGGATTTCGCGATGGCGGCTGGTCACAGTCCGCCCCTGAATTTCAAGGATTGTGACCCCATGCTTATAACGAAGTTCCGATGCCGACATTGGAAAGCAGCTCCCTGAATAGCGCACCCTCCCGTCAGCAAGGCTTTGTGGCCGGTGCAAGTGGCCCAGGGCAACGTAATCCAAGCGTTCAGGAAAGATGTCGGGGGAAACCGCATGGGATCCGCCGATCAAGATACGGCGCTCGGCCCCCTCACTCTCAAGCCCGCCGGCACAATGGAGGTGTCCTGTTGCAATGAGGGGTAAGTCGCCAACGACATTGGTGACGGCGGCAACAAGGCCAGTGTGAAACTTCCGGGCGGCTTCCATGATGGTTAAACCATCGTCCGCTTCTGCAAACGCCACGCCCGGTAAGTCGGCGGCGCGCAGAAAGGGAATGGCTAGGACATAAAGCGCCGGATCCCCGTTGGTATCGGGAACGGGGATCAGATGGCTGTTGGCATCGGCTGTTGCGCCTGCCCGGCGGACCGTTCCGATCGCATGGATCCCGAAGCCTTGAAAAAGATCATTGGGCGCTTCTAGGCGGAGTGCCGGGTCGTGGTTCCCGCCCGATATCACGATGATGAGATCCGGTCGCCGCTGCCTGAATTCAGCGAGCGCCTTATAGAGTAGCTTCTGGCTTTCACCAGACGGGTTAGTGTTGTCAAAAACGTCCCCAGCGATGAGCAGGAGATCGATTTCCTCCTCGACGAGGATATCCGCAAGCTGCCCGAAAAATACTTGATGTTCGGCCTCACGAGACCAACCATTTAAAGTCTGACCGATATGCCAATCTGCAGTATGAAGCGCGCGCATTTATAAAAAAACTCCATAGAGGCAGTGTTTATTTCAATTGCGATACCAGGAAACGCCTTCGTTTAATGTTCTCAAAGCAGGAATTTCTTCCTGTCGCCAAGCGTGATTATGCAGTCGGGTTGCACTATTTCAAGAAGAAGGTTGCCTTCGTTCGTAGGTGCGACGGGGTATGGCGCTCCCGTTGATAGCGCGGCGACGGCGCAGGGTGGCGCTAATTAAGTCGGCTTACTTTAGCACATCCGCTAATTAAGCGAATGGCCGATTGCTTAATTAAGGCCGATGGCTCACTCTTGTCGCATGTCCGAACATGCTTCCAATCGTCGGCTTGGCCGCTTTATCGAAACGCCTGTCGCGGGTGAAACTGTGCGGGCCTTCGTGCCGCCCGCCCTGCCGCCTCATCCGCCTATCGATGTTTTGGCCCTCCTCGATCGGTTGGGGCAGGCCGAGCGTGCTCTCGGGCTGCTGGATGGTATCACCATGTTGCTGCCGCGCCAGGAACTGTTTCTCTATATGTATGTCAGGAAGGAAGCGGTCTTATCTTCCCAGATCGAAGGCACTCAATCGACCCTCTCGGATTTGCTGCGATTTGAAACCGAGGCGCAGGCTGGCCAGCCGATCGATGATATTCGCGAAGTATCGAATTACGTTGACGCCATGATGTACGGCCTCGATCGGCTGCAGGAGTTACCGCTATCGCTGCGTCTCATCCGCGAGATGCACGAGCGTTTGCTGCAGAGCGGGCGCGGCGGAACCAAAAGTCCCGGCGATTTTCGGCGATCCCAAAACTGGATTGGTGGGTCTCGCCCCGGCAATGCTCTCTTTGTCCCGCCGCCGCCGACAGAAATGGAGGCCTGCCTCGACGCTCTCGAGCGCTTTATGCACGAGGATGAGTCCCGTTTGCCTGCCTTAATTAAGGCGGGCCTTCTGCATGTTCAGTTTGAAACCATTCACCCCTTTCTCGATGGAAATGGCCGGATCGGACGATTGTTGGTGACGCTATATCTCTGCGTAAACGGCGTGTTGCATAAGCCCTTACTGTACCTGAGCCTCTATCTCAAAACGCATCGGAACGATTATTACCGGCTCCTCCAGGAGGTGCGTGAGCATGGCGCCTGGGAGGCCTGGCTCGAATTCTTCCTGACCGGCGTTGCCGAAACAGCAAATCAAGCGTTCGACGCCGCAAGCCGAATAGTTGATCTTTTCAAGGTCGACCGGGAGAGGATCACCATGGAGAGCGACCGAGCAGGCTCGGCCCTTCGACTACATGAGCTCTTTCAGCAAAACCCCTACCTCACGGCCAATCAGCTCGTCGAGAGGACGGGGCTCTCCCCTCCTACCGTCAACGCTGCGCTGGCTGATCTTGAGCGCTTATCGGTGTTGAAGGAGGTCACCGGTCGGAAGCGAGGGCGGGTCTTCAGCTACTGGCGCTATCTGGCGATCCTCAGCGAAGGCACGGATCCGTTGCCGCACACAGAGTGAGAAGTTGTGCTTTTAGGCGGTTAAGGCATTGATTTGCATTAAAGAAACTCCCTGAGCGAAATTTTTTACTGATCTTAGGGAAATAGTCTCTAACAAGTCTAGAAGCGGTAGGCGAGAACGAAGGTAATCCTGACTGCTGCCAACTAACCATTTGCGCCATGATTTGGCTAGTTAGTGTCCTACAAGATGGATGGTCGCCGGCCATTCGTAAAGGAGGCAGAAAACCTGGTCCCGAAGACTGGTACTGCCGGGGATCAGCCGCGCCAGAGCCGGCCCGTTCGCCCGCTAGAGGAATGGGAGGCGGGTCAGGAGAAACGAGCTCAACCTATGCCGTGCACTGTCAGCGAAGCAGGTTAGGAAATTAGACTTTAAGTTTTTGCATTCGTATGCAAGCCTGAGGCGATGACATTTCCTTTGGTGAGAGGTTAATCATGGGCCTCAGTATCCGTCTTAAACTCTTCACCACGCTTGGCGGCCTATCGCTACTAACGCTAGCGGGCAGTCTCCTTGCGATTGTGGCGTTGGAACGCGTCGGACGCGATTTTACCCGTCTTGGGGCAACGGGCGTTCCTGCGCTCATCCGCTCGGCGGATTTGAAGGCGGAATCCAATGGGATTGCTGCTCTTGCCCCCAGCCTTGCCCAGGCAGGAACGGTGATGGAGTTGGACAATGTTAGCCGCGCCCTGCTCGGCCGACTCACGCTGCTGACGGCCCTTGCCGAACAGCAAGATGCCACAGGAGAACTCCTAAGCCGGGTCAACGGCCTCAGCGAAGGCGTGCGTACCATAGCCGATCAGCGGAAAGGATTTTTGGAATCCCAGGCAGAGCTGACCTTTGCCGTTACGGGAATTTATCGCCTTTGGGAAGCCTTGGTCGCCCAAGAAGCCTTGCTTTCCTCTCAAATTCTCGATCGCCTAGCCGCACCCGTCGGGGTGAGCGACGCGGAGCGGGTGAACTTATTGGCGGCGCGTGCCACACTCGCGGGGCTGGCGGATGATCTCACTAAACTCGTGCGGGTTCTACGGCAGGTTGAGGCTCCGAGCAGCAATGCCGGCATCGTGGCAACCGCCCGCGGCGAAATCGCAAATTTGACGGCGTCGCTCACTCAACGCACGGCGGCACTCACCGGCGTTGAGGGCGCCAACCGCCTCGCAACCTTGACCCAACGATTGGAAAGGCTGGTTACAGCTGAGCGCAGCAGTGTTTTTTCCGGCCTCGAGAGACGGGCAAAGCACACGGGCGGAGCGGAGGATCGCGTCAGCGCGCTTCAACAGGATGCAATCGCCCTGTCCAGCGGGGCCGACCGCGCCGCCGTCGCCATCGCAGCGGAGGTCGAGCAGACGGCAGCCCAGACAACTGCTCGGATCGAAGATGCGTCTGCGACGCAAGCGGCGGGGGCTGTGATAAGCTTCCTCCTTTCGCTCGCCGTTGCTTGGTTGGTAGGACACCGTGCTATTACCCGCCGCCTGGGCCTGTTGGCGCAAGCGATGGATGCGGTGCGAAGCGGTGACCTCAATGTGACCATTCACGCCGACGGGCGCGACGAAATTTCGGATATGGCCCGCGCTTTGGAGGTGTTTCGCGCCAACGCAGTCCAAATGGAGCGCGTGCGCGCCGAGGCCGATGAAACCCGCCGTACCGCCGCCCGAAGCCAACAAGCGAGCCTTTTGGGCCTAGCCGATACGTTGGACGCTGACATCTCGGACATCGCCCATAAAGTTCGCTCGACCGCTGCCCATGCCCATGGCCTTGCGGAAGGGATGGTCCAGACCGTGGGCGAGACGGCAACCCAGACGCAGGCCATCGCTCAAGCCTCCAGCCAAGCCATGGCCCACGCTAACTCTGTCGCCGCGGCGGCGACGGAACTTTCGGCCTCGATTGCGGAAATCAGTGCGCAGGTGGGGCGCTCCGCCAGCGCGACCGAAGCCGCCGTGGGGGATGTGAAGGCCGCAACCGACCAAGTAGAGCGGCTCAATCACACGACCGCCCGGATCGGTGAAATCGCCCATTTGATTGATGGTATTGCCCGTCAAACCAATCTGCTGGCCCTGAATGCGACGATAGAAGCCGCGCGGGCCGGAGAGGTTGGGCGAGGCTTTGCGGTGGTAGCGGGTGAAGTCAAATCCCTTGCCGCTCAAACCACCCGCGCGACGGAAGAGATTGCCGGGCAACTGGCACAGATAACCACCGAGTCGCGCGATATGGCTGTTGCTATTAGCCATGTTGAAACCACCATCGCCCGGCTACAAACGATCGCGGCCGCCATCTCCGCCGCGATCGAACAGCAGGATGCCGCGACCGCCGAAATCGCCCGCAGTGCTGCCTTGGCGGCCCAATCGGCGGAAACTTCACGCGACCAAATTGCAGCGGTGGCGCTTAGCGTCGGCACGACGGGGCAGGCGGCGCAAACGGTCTTAGGGGCCGCCGAAAGCCTTGCCGATCAGGCGTAAGGGCTGGAAACGCGAGTAGACCATTTTCTGTCATCACTTCGGGCAGGGGCCACGCTGACTGATCATAAAGCGGCATGATTATCCTTGCATACGTAGTCAAAAGCTCGTAGCGTTTAGGAGTGGCTAAAACGGCGGTTAAGATTTTCCGCCCAAAGGGCACCGGGAAACGGTGCTGAGTTTTCTGAACAGGGACCCAGTCTGCCCCCTATGGGGGACTAACCGGAGACAGTTTCATGCACAGAGTTTCATTTTCCGCCCTCGTCTGCGGGGCGGCGCTTGGCCTTCTCACGATCAGCCCCGCCTGGGCGGAGTGCGGCTTTTCGGGCCGGACCGGCACCGTGAACGTGCTGGCCAATTCCTTCCCGGTGCTAGACCATATGGCCAGCGCCATGAAGGCTTGCGCCAAGGACGGTCTGACGGTGAACGTCAAGCTCACGTCCCAGCTC containing:
- the sbcD gene encoding exonuclease subunit SbcD, with the protein product MRALHTADWHIGQTLNGWSREAEHQVFFGQLADILVEEEIDLLLIAGDVFDNTNPSGESQKLLYKALAEFRQRRPDLIIVISGGNHDPALRLEAPNDLFQGFGIHAIGTVRRAGATADANSHLIPVPDTNGDPALYVLAIPFLRAADLPGVAFAEADDGLTIMEAARKFHTGLVAAVTNVVGDLPLIATGHLHCAGGLESEGAERRILIGGSHAVSPDIFPERLDYVALGHLHRPQSLADGRVRYSGSCFPMSASELRYKHGVTILEIQGRTVTSRHREIPWPAQVLRLPETGTMTLEELEKALSLIIDSPDPSLRPLVYVELTATKEVPAVIIGKAEALLRDAPVRTAGIRIHRTLPVEYETTHAATPTLSLKETQPEDLFVKAFLSCHGAAPEAHHLAAFRDVAGEG
- a CDS encoding Fic family protein, whose translation is MSEHASNRRLGRFIETPVAGETVRAFVPPALPPHPPIDVLALLDRLGQAERALGLLDGITMLLPRQELFLYMYVRKEAVLSSQIEGTQSTLSDLLRFETEAQAGQPIDDIREVSNYVDAMMYGLDRLQELPLSLRLIREMHERLLQSGRGGTKSPGDFRRSQNWIGGSRPGNALFVPPPPTEMEACLDALERFMHEDESRLPALIKAGLLHVQFETIHPFLDGNGRIGRLLVTLYLCVNGVLHKPLLYLSLYLKTHRNDYYRLLQEVREHGAWEAWLEFFLTGVAETANQAFDAASRIVDLFKVDRERITMESDRAGSALRLHELFQQNPYLTANQLVERTGLSPPTVNAALADLERLSVLKEVTGRKRGRVFSYWRYLAILSEGTDPLPHTE
- a CDS encoding methyl-accepting chemotaxis protein, encoding MGLSIRLKLFTTLGGLSLLTLAGSLLAIVALERVGRDFTRLGATGVPALIRSADLKAESNGIAALAPSLAQAGTVMELDNVSRALLGRLTLLTALAEQQDATGELLSRVNGLSEGVRTIADQRKGFLESQAELTFAVTGIYRLWEALVAQEALLSSQILDRLAAPVGVSDAERVNLLAARATLAGLADDLTKLVRVLRQVEAPSSNAGIVATARGEIANLTASLTQRTAALTGVEGANRLATLTQRLERLVTAERSSVFSGLERRAKHTGGAEDRVSALQQDAIALSSGADRAAVAIAAEVEQTAAQTTARIEDASATQAAGAVISFLLSLAVAWLVGHRAITRRLGLLAQAMDAVRSGDLNVTIHADGRDEISDMARALEVFRANAVQMERVRAEADETRRTAARSQQASLLGLADTLDADISDIAHKVRSTAAHAHGLAEGMVQTVGETATQTQAIAQASSQAMAHANSVAAAATELSASIAEISAQVGRSASATEAAVGDVKAATDQVERLNHTTARIGEIAHLIDGIARQTNLLALNATIEAARAGEVGRGFAVVAGEVKSLAAQTTRATEEIAGQLAQITTESRDMAVAISHVETTIARLQTIAAAISAAIEQQDAATAEIARSAALAAQSAETSRDQIAAVALSVGTTGQAAQTVLGAAESLADQA